TAATCAAAACTTCTTTATCCTATTCTATCATATAGGGTATTCCAAGAGGCAAATCCTAATACCTCATTGAATAATTTTTCACATTGGTTCAAAGAATATGTCAGCATCTAATTGATATAACAGATTGGAAACTAGTTGCACTTAGTTGAGGCCCAATAAATAAGGGCACTAGCTACTCGATATGCAATGTTAATGGATATCGGTTCCATTCTTTACAGTGGTTGATTGAAAAAAAGCAGATGACACCAGAGTTTGGATTTGTGGGATTCAGGCGGTGGTTATTCTGATTGGTTTGGTGTATGTTGCATAACACAATTCAGTTAGAGTATTTCTGTCGCACTACGTAGGTGTACATGTTTAAATGTGAATGGTATGATCCAAGTTCGCGACAAGGAACATGAAAGCACAAGGACTATGATATCACTGAAGTTAATATAATCAGAAAATATAGGCACTACGATCCTTTTATTCTACCTCAAAATGTACAACAGATATACTATTTACCTTATCTGGGTTCATGAAAGTCTAGTTGGGTAGTTATGGTTAAGACTAAGCCAATAGGCCGCATCGAGTCTGATGATGGAACAGAGGGTCAGGAACCTTACCAGATTGATAACCCAACTCCTTCGAAAATGGTGGTTGATATCGGTAAGTCAATCACCCTTAGGTCGGCTGTTATGGATGATGACATCATTGGCCTTGGAATAGATAATGACGCACTACCACTAGAGGACGATGATCTTCAAGAAAAAGACGAGATCGATGGCgacgaagaagaggaagacgagATCGATGGCgacgaagaagaggaagacgagTTCAATGATCGGAAAACTATCTCGGAATAGGAGGATGGTGAACCAGAGGATGGTGAaccagaggaagaagatgatgaatctgAATATGGTTAATGTACATATAGTTCTATCGTATGTATTTCTTTACCAAACTTTGAGAAGAATGTAATATAATTAGtgttgttttaaatattttaattaccatCATTccgtatttttaatttgtatatttaatatttCACATCAGGTTTAAAGCACtatttcaattattaattatcaGGATACATTATAGATGGACGGAAAAAgattattaaaacaaataaaaaaaactaccGTCGGAATATATCAATGGTAATAGCCAGccaattttccaaaaaaaataaaaaaatatttccgtCGGCATTACTATCGGATTTATCCGCCAGTAAGATGGCGCGAAGACGTATGATATGGTGCCTACATTACCGTAAAAAAATTTTCCACCGGtaacaatcaacaaattttgttttcttgatAACCGTATTCCGTTACTAAATTTGATGCAAATTACCATCGGACGCGTAAATCCGACAGTACTTTGTTACCGGTGAAGTTTATTCTGTCGAATAAATATCGGCGCAAAATCTGACAGTAAACATTGTACtatcaaattttatttgttttttcaaCGGTACTCAACGTTTTTCTTATAGTGAGATCCGGTTTTCAAAAGCTGACCGGGTCACTATTTTTTCATAGAATCCGCACAAATCAAACCAGTTCTCACTTGTTTTGATACAAGTCCAGTCCCAATAACAACTCAGCACAATTTAGTGGTTGGGTGAGCGGTTTTTCAATCTGACCAAGTGGATCTTTTCGATTTTACAACTATGGAATGTATATTTATGACATTGGTTATTTTCAAAAGTCAAAAACTATTTTGATGAACATTAAAAATTCAAGGAAGcaaattaagatatatttttttgaaaattcaaaaacttaTACACTCTAAAATcattgatttattattattattattattattattattattattattattattattattattattcaagaaaataaaaaaacaaacaaggATAAAATTTACCAAAAAATCATATACAtagtattattgttgttgttctttatcatcaccatcatcaagaTTTAAAACAAATATTGTAGGTAAAGACAACAACCACATACTTGCATTAAGTCAAGAATGGCAAGTTAGTGAGATGCAAATGTACTGAAGCAGCGAGAGGTATAGATGAGATGCCATAATAGTGATAAACAAGGTCAAGACAGCATTGAGAAGAATGTCGAGAGTCAAAACGGTGAGAGGCAAGTTGAGATGTTAGATGTCATAGTTCTATGTGAGAGAAGCGATTGCCAGTGGTGTCCAAACAAGATTGAGGGAAGATGAAAAGTGGTTCAAGGGCCTATGATGTACTTTTGGTTTGGCTTAGTATGTAAGCTTAAGTACAAactatttcaaaatttaaatttattaacagACTAGATCaagagtaaaaaataaatttaattgacCTATCAGACATGTTTAAacctattaaaatataaataaatatataaataagttgttataattaaaaaggttattaagttttttaaatttattatattttattataactaCTTtgctatattttaaatactataaaaatttaaaaaNNNNNGAATACTAAAtttgatatattatatataaataaatttttaataaaaatatttaaaaaaatatcaagtcTCTTAATAGTTTTAGGCCAAGCTAATTTCAATAACACGCTAGActtaatagtttaaaaaaagtttatagCAAACTTCAAGTTAAGCTCAGACCAAACCAACTTTAATAACAGAGGACAGAATTAATAGTAGAAACCTATAGCATATTACAAGTTAAGCTCATACTAACTAATTACTCTTAAGAGTAAAACTTCACCTAACCTGACCTATTTTAATCCTTAATAGGAGCAAGAAAGAGACCAAAAAGAGTGGGTGAAATTCAAATAGAAGAGGCAAAGATGAAGTCACAATTAAGGTTTTACAAGGTAAGAGTACTCAGATTGATTGCTATATGCACTAAAATAgtttttcaaattctaattgTACCAAGTACATTTTGAGATTATCAAAACTACATCATGTTTCCTAAATTCTTATCTATCAAGTGATTCATCATACTGTCAAGGaccacttttttatttttgacattGGGTGAGTGATCGTGTATAACAGCATTATGGGGGTGCAGGGTACTTGATGGGAGTGTGACGGCTAGGATTAACAAATCGATCGGTCCGATTTAAAGAACAGTAATCAGACGGTTCGATTACAGGTTAGGtaggtacacaaatcggaccgttcGATTTGTGCCCCCAACCAGGATGTATACACTCCCAAGTTGAATGAATGTCCCTGTTCCCTTTCAATTTTGAACCAGTTCAGAAATCCTCCTCTCCTCCAACCACACCTCCagcttcattcattcattctccTCCATTGATGAAGttttgagtaaaaaaaaaattggaccaCACATTTTTAGTAATGcctaaaagaagaagaataaaaaatgtcAATCGTCTGAAATTCTACATTGTTAATTATCTTGATCATCCTAACtatgtaaatttttaaaataattttagagattagtaataataaattataatgcaAATGTTAGAGATCTCTAGTGTATTAATATTGTTTAGAAGGAAGGATTAtgttatattataataataaattaattattattattaatagaataattgcaataatattaataataataataatactacgGTTATTAAAAATGGATATATGataaatagaataactaatattaattgttattaatgaatttattgtaataataataataataattgttgttaTTACTACTACTAGTCTGATagttttttaattatcattagAATATAGTACTAATATTGTTCTGTACGtgtgataataataaataaattaattagtattaattattaataataaataactttttgtagTAATAATGTTTATTATTAAGCTTTCGTTCGTTCGAACGATAGTAAAATGAatattatgaattaaaaatgattgaattaattttttttggtataagtttaatataaatatttaataaagaattaatgatTGATTTATTATTGTATGTATGTTATTAGAATAGAATAGAATAGTTATTTGAGTATtagtatataatataatagttatttatataaattattgttattattattattatttttattgattgtgGATATGTTTTACTGGTTATTtgataatgaaaattttattctgttaaatttaatttattaattaattaatattatgtttGTGTTTAGGGTTCTAGAATGTTGTAATGTGACCACTATATGCCGCCGGATCGGTACAATTCAATAGTGGAGGGGTATTTATGGGACACCGGCTTTTATCATATTTCATAGATTGGAGTTGTCCAATGTCAGTCGGCATTGGTTAATGCTCTAATCGAGAGATGGCGCCTTGAGACTCACACATTCCATTTTCCGGTTGGTGAGTGTGCTGTGACGTTGGAGGATGTGGCGTTAATTCTTGGTCTTCCGACGAATGGTTTGCTAGTTACAAGACCGACACTGAGCAGTTATGAGGCGTTAGACGCTGAATGCTTGGatcagtttggtgttgcaccTAGGAAGGCAGACTGCAGGAAAAGTTTCATCAAGTTAACGTGGTTTCGAGCATTGAAAGATCAATTAGTGTTGGTTGATGATATCCAGATTCAGAGGTACGTGAAGTGCCACATAATGTTATTGTTTGGGACCGTTGTGTTTGGAGTAAATGAGTCTGGATCAGGGGTGCACTGGAAGTTTCTACCATTACTCCATAACTTTGGTGGGATCATACAGTTCAATTGGGGATCGGCTTGCCTAGCACACTTGTATAGAGCATTGTGTAGGGCAACTCGTGTCGACTGTAAGGAGATTGATGGTCCGCTGACACTCTTGCTTACCTGGGCTTGGATCCGTCTACCATTCATTGTGCTGATTCCTAGCAATCCTCGAATCTTTCCGATTGCAAATAGgtaaatttaattactaaacGCTTTGAAATAGTGTATTTTAAATTGTATTGATAAATGTAAATTAACAAGTTGTCTGATGTCATGTGGCGTAACTAGGAACGTGAGAATCGGCCTTACAGATTTCATACCCTTGTTCACTTTAGGAGAGATCTGGATGTTCTGCAAGAAGGACAGGTTTGTTGTAATAAATAAGTAGTTGTTTTCGTTTAGCCGTATTATTATTCAGTGTGTAATCCTCGGTTACATGCATAATGTGTGCAGTTTGTTTGGGAGCCTTATGCAATTGGTCGGACCGATCCAGACGTGATTCCTCCTGACATCAGTCAGCATTCGGCTATTTAGAGTGCCACAGTTCCACTTATATCTTTTGAATGTATTGAGTGGCATGCATCTAATAGACTAAGGAGGCAATTTGGCTTGACTCAGGGCGTTCCTCATCAAGAGCGGGATCTAGGTGAAGCACATGGCGAAGTTCTGACATGTCCAAAAAATCAAGATTGGTCTGGAACCCACTCATTCTGGGTTACGCATTGGATGAATCGGTATAGTCATGTTCTTGTCGAGCACATGGTGCCCTCACATCATCAGGTAGATATCTACTTGCATTggtactgttcataccctgggttgagctatccgacccgggatgttccgcagacaaagcgaccgacctcttcaagtcaggacaatccgacctcttctcaaagagctcggccaagtcacaggaaagtccaaacaaagggcccaaatagaggaacacgtcccaaattcaagggcagcccaagcccgtagagataaaggtggttcccttaaagataagaggACCCCAGTCAAATATaagataaagaaaagataagataactaacttatctaaTCTAAagaggtcactctacaccattataaatatactggagcacccaggtataactcatactctgattctactcaatacctgcttaatacccttgctaacttaagcattggagtcccttgcaggtacccccaccctccggggacgaaggatcagcatcataaccaagtcggacacaacatcCCCGACccgcacagaagatctcgtccgagattgacctacagtttcagatAACCCccagaacattggcgccattgccagagATTTtcggaagtcatcccattaccaTGGCGGAAGATCATGACGACAATCACACCTCAGATCTAGAAGaaagaacgccgcataaaaacacGGACtctacaccaaaagatacttcccaaatcaacaataaggactccccaaacgagggagccttggatgcatttcaagatcggttaaaacaacttgaggtAGACGCtctacgtcaacgagaggctgagaaggatctacaaagagaaataaggcgacgccgggaattggagaataaactcctaaaacttgaagccgatgtcAAGACTAAAGCCAGCCGATCCATTCCCGAAGATAGCACCCGCAAGgagcaagatccattcaccaaggagatcatgaagaaaagaatcccaaaagactttaaactcccagacatgGCCTTGTACGACGGCACTACGGatcccaaccatcatctcagcaacttcaagagcagaatgtatctcaccgacgcctcagatgcagttcgttgcaaagcctttccaactactttaataaaaatagcaattagatggttcgacaacctccctcctagatccatctcgagtttcgacgataTGGTCAAGaagttcctggccagattctccatccaaaaggaaaAAGCTAAACATGCGCCGAGCTTACTgggaatcagacaaggagaaagggaaaccctgtgcaactacatggagagattcaacaagacatgccTGGATATACAAAACCTGCCAACAGAAGCCGCTATCATGGGCCTTAttaatggcctacgagaagggccttttagtcaatctatatcaaagaagtaccccacGTCTCTAAACGAGGTGCAGGAACGAGcggaaaaatacatcaacatggaagaaaactcccgattaggagagacctcaaaggaTGAGTTCACCTctcgggataaagacaaagattccagaaagaaggaagatcaccatggagagaaaatcaaaaaataccacaattacacccttCTCCgagtgtctcttgtggatgtctacagagaggtttgcaacacagaaaaaataccaccagctcgaccattcaaaggcaaaaaaggaggaggaaaccaggctgaatattgtgaataccatcggatccgcgggcactccaccaatgagtgttttgacttaaaaaatgtcatagaaaagctcgtacgagaaggaaagctagatcgatacctggccacccatgatgatgaacaaaggaaaagaagaagagcagaatATGTCGGACCAACCGCGCGATCATCCTGgacgccagaaagacatgtccacatgatacaggGCGGATTCACcaggggaggaatctccaaatcatcccgcaaaagacatctcaaagacgtatatcacGTTGCAGAAAAGGAAGAAGCACCCGACATTCCGGCGATCACTTTcaccaaggaagacgcatccggcgtcgcgtcagggcatgacgatcccatggtcatcactattatactggcaaacgcaaatcttcaccgcacgttgatagaccaggggagctctgccgatatcttattcaaaaccgctTTTGACAAACTCggtttggaagaaaaagaactcagagcatatccggacagcctgttcgggctaggagatatcccagttcaaccgatgggatacatctcgctccacacaacttttggaaaaggaagtcagtcaagaacactcaaaatagattatatCGTCGtcaacgtaagctcagcctacaatgccctaataggtcgggcaacgttaaatcagcttggcgcaatagtctcgactccgtatctatgcatgaagttcctaACTGCAGGTGGAATAGCTACAGTAAAGGCAGATTAGAAGATGGCGCGCTGCTGTTACaacaaaagtctaaacctcagaggtagaggagaagaattccacacaatcgagctcggtaGAGTTCGGAGGCGGGAAGagctccgcccacaacctgaaggagaaatagagaaaattcaGATCGGGAACACCTcggaccaaacaaccaacatcggcacactcctaaaaggggacataaaagaatcactcatacagttcctacgcgACAACGCtgacctctttgcgtggaaggccacagacatgccaggcatagatcccaaactaatgtgccacaagctagcagtctacccaggatctcggctggtacaacaaaggcgcagaaagctaggaccagaacgctctcaagcggtggaagaacaggtacgagctctactggaggcaggcttcataagagaagtcaaatacccgctatggcttgctaatgtcgttttggtaaaaaagtcaaatgggaggtggagaatgtgcaccgactataccgatctcaacaaaccTTGCCTgaaagatccttatccgctcccaaacatcgacgcactagtagatgcctcctccggatacaaatacctcttctttatggacgcatactcaggatataaccaaatcccaatgtacccatccgaccaagaaaaaacctctttcttaaccccaaagacaaattactgctacatcgttatgcccttcggtctcaaaaatacgggagccacttaccaaagattaatgaacaaagttttttcggatcgcatcggaaagatcatggaggtctacgtagacgacatgctagtgaagacgcaaaacgaagagatgttattatccgatctgacacaagtattcaacaccataagacgacacggcatgcgactcaatctcacgaaatgtaccttcgcagtagaagctggtaaattcttgggttttatgatcacacagagaggaatcgaggcaaacccggacaagtgcagggccgtactcgacatgaaaagcccgacttgtatcaaagaggtacaacaactcaacgggcggTTGGCAGCCTTATCCAGATTTCTGGctggatcagcaataagatctctccccttctacgccattctaaggaagggaaaggagtttgaatggacagctgaatgcgagcaagccttccaagacttcaaaaaatttctaggacggccacctatatTAAGTCAGCCACGGGAAAGAGAACCACTCATCTTGTACCTCACAGTGggaaatcgggcaatagcctcagcactggtctGAGAAGACAACAGTGGacaacaacccatatactttatcagcaaagtgTTACAAGGGTCCGAgcagaactaccagaaaatagaaaagtttgcttacgctctcataataacatctcaacgacttcgcccatatttccagtctcacaccattaaagttcggaccaaccagcccataaaaggaatcttacagaaaacagacttggcaggcagaatcttgcaatgggcagtcgagttgtccgaattcgaccttcaatacgaagctcggacggccatcaaatctcaatatctggccgacttcattgccgAATTTACGAACACACCGAAAATCCCCGTAGAATAGAATCTATACGTGGACGGCTCCTCAAATAAAATGGGAAGTGGCACAggcgtaataattgaaagcgaccagaggacccaaatcgaactctccctcaaattcgggttccctacctcaaacaatcaagtggaatatgaggcactactagctggtttgaagctggctagggaggttggagcttaaaaacttatcatcttcagcgactcacaggtagtcacttcacaaataacaggaagctaccaagccaaagaacagaatgcccgggccgatacactctcaaaactagccagcaccaaaccaggaggcaacaatagaagcctcatccaaaaAAATCTacagaatccatcaatctcagaagaagaaaaggtcctagccataacaggtcgcgatcagggatggatgacccccataattaattacctcacaacagaagccctccctacagatgagaaagaggcaaagaggttaaaatgggaagcacaatactacaccatcataaataatactttatacaaaagagggatttcaacaccattACTAAAATGCGTGCTGACTTCCAACACTAAGGAtatcctagaagaagtacacagtggcatttgtgacAATCACTTCGGAGCACaagcactcgccaaaaaagtacttcggacaggattctattggccaactctacaaaaagaagccacagaatttgtaaggacatgttcgccatgtcaaaagcatgccaacttccacaccgctccgccagaggaactcatcagcgtaacctcaccttggccattcacaaaatggggactcgatctcctcggaccttttTCTCAAGGATCAGGAcgagtcaaattcctcatagttggaatagactacttcacaaaatggatcgaggcagaacccctagccaatgtcacagctcaaagaagtcagaaattcctatatagaaacatcatcacaaggttcggagttccatactccatcactacagacaatggtacccccAGTTCACAAACGCaagcttcagaaaactagcgaccgacctgaatataaaacaacaattcacatttgttgagcacccccaagctaatgggcaagttgaagctgctaacaaagttatattagcagggttaaaacggagattataggatgcaaagggagcctgggctgaagagctcccgcaagtcctatgggcatatcgaacgacttcacattccacgacaaaggagtcacctttccgattagccTATGGAATGGAgacaatgatcccagtggaggtcaAAGAAGGATTACccagagtaatccattttagcgaaaaagccaactcccaacttcaaaggcaAGAGCTTAacttacttccagaaatccgagaaaaagctcggataagggaagaggcgCTGAAATGACGAATGGCCTCCAGATACAACCGAAAAGTAATACAGCGGGCCTTTACTGAAAACGACCTCATCGTAATCCAAAATGATATaagaacaactcgacctggagaaggaaagctggcagcaaactggaaaggacactttcgagtcatagaagtactgggaaagggttactacaggctttccgaactcgacgagcgagagcttcctagatcatggcacgcctgtaacctaagaaggtactatagctagggatgataaaagatcttggacaaggcacactctttttccttaaaaaggttttttaacgaggtgccccgccaagacctacaaatcacccgacttaggacATTAACTCTtcatgtatatttgcattttcttttaataaaatttattcagattctctacaaacgctcaagtcatattattctgaaaatatttatCACCCGAttgtaaagctacagatcgatagaaagtgaaaaccgaattcactgcgcgatcacgataaaaacgagggctaaaaacccaaattctacaaaatcgggaaagatgaaaacagaataatgcaagaagttatagaaagtgatccatagaaaggacctgacgaggtcctaataaaatggattgctataaaataacttaaagactggccgacacaaAAAGTCagaccagccacaacaacccaagttataagtaaagccctggaaagaggtctggccaaccctataaaagaggattactataactttgAAGAGCCCAACATGAGGAAGTCAGACTCCtacaaaaaagttacaaaagataatccctgaaagagacctgaacaaggttcaagaaagaggattatcaagtaactcgacatgGCCCGACGTGACATagtcggcccggaaagataaagttacaaaagataaatccttgaaagagacctgaacaaggtccaagaaagaggattatcaagtaactcgacagggcccgacgtgacaaattcggcccggaaagataaagtgacaaaagataaatccctgaaagagacctaaacaaggtccaagaaagaggattatcaagtaactcgacaggggtccgtgacaaagtcggcccggaaagataaagttacaaaagataaatccctgaaagagacctgaacaaggtccaaaaaagaggattatcaagtaactcgacagggcccgacgtgacatagtcggcccagaaagataaagttacaaaagataaatccctgaaagagacctgaacaaggtccaagaaagaggattatcaagtaactcgacaaagcccgacatgacgaagtcggtcCAAGATACAAagctacaaaggtaatccctgaaagagccctgaacaaagtccaagaaagaggattaccgaGTAAATTGACAGGAACCGACACGATAAAGCTACCCTTGGAAGAGACCTTAAGtaaggtccaaaaaagaagCGCTACAAACAAAAACCAAGTTGAAAAATCGGCAATCTCAGTATCACGATAAACAACAGTTTACGA
This portion of the Arachis duranensis cultivar V14167 chromosome 6, aradu.V14167.gnm2.J7QH, whole genome shotgun sequence genome encodes:
- the LOC127748504 gene encoding protein MAIN-LIKE 2-like gives rise to the protein MVNQRMVNQRKKMMNLNMVNSALVNALIERWRLETHTFHFPVGECAVTLEDVALILGLPTNGLLVTRPTLSSYEALDAECLDQFGVAPRKADCRKSFIKLTWFRALKDQLVLVDDIQIQRYVKCHIMLLFGTVVFGVNESGSGVHWKFLPLLHNFGGIIQFNWGSACLAHLYRALCRATRVDCKEIDGPLTLLLTWAWIRLPFIVLIPSNPRIFPIANRFHTLVHFRRDLDVLQEGQFVWEPYAIGRTDPDVIPPDISQHSAI